Proteins from a genomic interval of Rhodothermales bacterium:
- a CDS encoding iron ABC transporter permease: MSAAALLDRRRSWALAVPVGLILLAYVLYPSLRMFAAGLSADGLSDMFAGRGNANVRALWNSVWISVASVLGAGVIGTAMAYGFFRFSFPMRRLLMAVAALPLALPPLVGVLAFLFLYGESGILPRGIQEVLSLESVPFAFEGLWAVWLVHVYSFYVYFYLFVSAALRSLDRSVLEASADLGAGGFTTFRRVMLPLLRPALVSASLLVFMISMASFTAPLLFAGTENFLTLQIYNYKTNGNLEMSAAVASLLTVICLVFLALIEVDRRSKTRGTASKGAGAPPLPVRSGWARALAVLLGAITLTVLLLPIAVIVLISFVKEGSWTYQVMPQAYTLANYGALFSQPDVFEPIRNSLVMASMATAANVVFGVAAALLIQQGTIRGRAVFRTVAMLPFAIPGTVIAINLIVTFNQPSVAGFGQVLVGTFWLLPLAYFIRNIPLVVRATIAGLEAYDPRLSEASMDLGARTLTTLRRVMLPVLGPSILAGALLTFVAALGEFVSSILLYNFANRPISVEILAQLRLYDFGAAAAYSVLLMVLVGLSTLVVRWMGASADQAAV, translated from the coding sequence GTGAGTGCTGCGGCGCTTCTGGATCGTCGCCGATCCTGGGCGCTCGCCGTGCCGGTCGGGCTGATCCTGCTCGCGTACGTGCTGTATCCAAGCCTGCGCATGTTTGCGGCCGGGCTTTCGGCCGATGGGCTCTCAGACATGTTTGCAGGTCGCGGCAACGCAAACGTGCGTGCCCTCTGGAACTCGGTCTGGATTTCGGTGGCCTCTGTTCTCGGAGCGGGTGTAATCGGTACGGCCATGGCCTACGGATTTTTCCGGTTTTCCTTTCCCATGAGGCGACTGCTCATGGCGGTCGCGGCGTTGCCGCTGGCGTTGCCTCCGCTGGTCGGCGTTCTGGCGTTTCTGTTCCTATACGGCGAGTCCGGCATACTTCCCAGGGGGATTCAGGAAGTGCTGTCTCTGGAGTCGGTGCCCTTTGCGTTTGAAGGACTGTGGGCCGTGTGGTTGGTGCACGTCTATTCGTTCTACGTGTACTTCTACCTGTTCGTCTCGGCGGCGCTGCGCAGTCTCGATCGATCCGTTCTCGAGGCTTCCGCCGATCTCGGCGCCGGTGGATTCACCACGTTCCGGCGGGTGATGCTGCCGCTCCTTCGCCCGGCATTGGTGAGCGCATCGCTTCTGGTGTTCATGATTTCGATGGCGTCATTCACCGCGCCACTCCTGTTTGCCGGCACCGAGAATTTCCTGACGCTGCAGATCTACAACTACAAGACGAACGGGAATCTGGAGATGTCTGCCGCCGTGGCCAGCCTGCTCACGGTCATCTGCCTGGTTTTTTTGGCATTGATTGAGGTGGATCGACGCAGCAAGACTCGAGGCACCGCCAGCAAGGGAGCGGGTGCACCTCCACTTCCAGTCCGCTCCGGCTGGGCGCGGGCGCTTGCGGTCTTGCTGGGAGCGATCACGCTGACGGTGCTCCTGCTGCCTATCGCTGTCATTGTGCTCATCTCGTTTGTGAAGGAAGGATCCTGGACGTATCAGGTCATGCCACAGGCCTACACGCTGGCCAACTACGGCGCGCTTTTTTCGCAGCCGGATGTGTTCGAGCCCATCCGCAACTCACTGGTGATGGCATCGATGGCCACCGCAGCCAACGTGGTATTCGGCGTGGCTGCCGCCTTGCTGATTCAGCAGGGCACCATTCGCGGCCGGGCTGTCTTTCGCACCGTAGCCATGCTGCCGTTCGCGATTCCCGGAACCGTGATCGCGATCAACCTGATCGTCACGTTCAACCAGCCGTCAGTTGCCGGGTTTGGACAGGTTCTGGTGGGCACGTTCTGGCTGCTGCCTTTGGCCTACTTCATCCGAAACATCCCGCTGGTGGTACGAGCCACCATAGCTGGGCTGGAGGCCTATGACCCTCGGTTGTCCGAGGCCTCGATGGACCTTGGCGCCAGGACGCTGACCACGCTTCGACGGGTCATGCTGCCTGTGCTCGGTCCTTCCATTCTGGCGGGTGCTCTGTTGACGTTTGTAGCCGCACTCGGGGAATTCGTCAGTTCGATTCTGCTTTACAACTTTGCGAACAGGCCCATCTCCGTGGAGATTCTGGCGCAGCTCAGGCTGTACGACTTCGGCGCGGCGGCGGCGTACTCGGTGCTGCTGATGGTGCTGGTAGGGCTCTCCACGCTGGTTGTGCGATGGATGGGTGCCAGCGCCGATCAGGCGGCGGTGTAG
- the recR gene encoding recombination protein RecR produces MQFTSESVEALIEQFAKLPTIGRKTARRLASYILKMSREEVTALAEALVAVKDNVTTCEVCYNVTDQQPCPICRAPRRDRSLLCVVEEPNDVLAIERTNEFDGLYHVLGGVISPLDGIGPEDLRIRELVQRVHDGHADPLDDDAPPVAIGEIILAMNPNVEGDTTAYYLGQLLDPFGVRVSRIARGLPIGGDLEFADEATLTRALEGRASL; encoded by the coding sequence GTGCAGTTTACCTCGGAGTCTGTCGAGGCCCTGATCGAGCAGTTTGCGAAGCTGCCGACGATAGGTCGCAAGACGGCGCGCCGACTGGCCTCCTACATCCTCAAGATGAGCCGAGAGGAAGTGACGGCGCTGGCCGAGGCGCTGGTGGCGGTCAAGGACAACGTGACCACCTGCGAGGTGTGCTACAACGTCACTGACCAGCAGCCCTGCCCCATCTGTCGCGCGCCGCGGCGTGACCGGAGCCTGCTCTGCGTGGTGGAGGAGCCGAATGACGTGCTCGCCATCGAGCGTACCAACGAATTCGACGGCCTTTACCACGTACTCGGCGGCGTAATCTCCCCTCTGGACGGAATTGGGCCGGAGGACCTGCGCATTCGGGAGCTGGTGCAGCGTGTGCACGACGGACACGCCGATCCGCTGGACGATGACGCACCGCCGGTGGCCATCGGCGAGATCATCCTCGCCATGAACCCGAATGTGGAGGGCGATACCACCGCGTATTACCTGGGGCAGCTGCTCGATCCGTTCGGAGTGCGCGTCTCGCGCATCGCCCGTGGGCTGCCCATTGGAGGAGACCTGGAGTTTGCCGACGAGGCCACGTTGACCCGCGCCCTGGAAGGCCGCGCCAGCCTGTGA
- a CDS encoding YbaB/EbfC family nucleoid-associated protein — MTEGGNMADMFGRMMDMQRKMTEAQDALAQRTVIAEAGGGMVQVTANGAQRVTAIKIEPQVIDPQDPEMLEDLIIAGINKALDEAAAMAKQEMSKAAGSFLPPGMDLNNLGL; from the coding sequence ATGACTGAAGGCGGCAACATGGCCGATATGTTCGGCCGCATGATGGACATGCAGCGCAAGATGACCGAAGCCCAGGACGCGCTGGCGCAGCGCACGGTGATTGCGGAGGCAGGCGGCGGCATGGTGCAGGTGACTGCCAACGGCGCACAGCGTGTGACGGCCATCAAGATTGAGCCGCAGGTCATCGACCCGCAGGACCCGGAGATGCTGGAGGACCTCATTATCGCCGGTATCAACAAAGCCCTGGATGAGGCTGCGGCAATGGCCAAGCAGGAAATGTCAAAGGCAGCGGGCTCCTTCCTGCCCCCGGGCATGGATCTCAACAACCTGGGCCTGTAG
- the dnaX gene encoding DNA polymerase III subunit gamma/tau yields the protein MPDTRFLVTARKYRPQLFGELVAQEHVTETLKNAIRLDRLAQAYLFTGPRGVGKTTAARILAKAVNCTTAQEERTDSAEPCRECESCRSFEEGRNLNIIEIDAASNNKVDDIRDLRETVRIPPQGNRKKVYIVDEVHMLTTQAFNALLKTLEEPPAHALFIFATTEPHKVLPTIQSRCQRFDFRRIPVQEIVSRLAEICTSEGISADDGSLMLIARKGDGALRDALSVFDQAVSLCGDDLQQDRLVEALGVVSEELFFEVTTHIAHRDTAGMLALVDRVVSSGYDLQEFLDGLAEHLRNLLVARTMPDTDLIEAAEATRQRYARDAQSLTETQILRLLSTIDRTLDGLRVARQPRLRLELALVRMASMPATTDLREALELVKKMARDAGLPAPSDAPLAEAPVARPVESTTPAAAKPEPAATSGSVAKPRAPKPVAVEAAAAETPAETAQQEPEPEPAATSAAPQDQPTARPAQPKPAAAEPEQAAETPPPPEPFEPALRSEPAPSPSPAPQRPSPAQPALFNQGGGGSMDIFGAPALSRPALDRPDEKAQADVAVMEAPAAVGESVEEWEAVVEKVRTAKIHLGALLQHAQAEIRDATTVTLVVPDEFHARVLREAHDEIIQGLAEIGRPEVQRIDFEINGTVRHEEDVTVSDVDPQEALRKICEEYPAMKLLMERFGGEIVW from the coding sequence ATGCCCGACACCCGTTTCCTGGTCACCGCGCGCAAGTATCGCCCGCAGCTGTTCGGCGAGCTTGTGGCGCAGGAGCACGTGACCGAGACGCTGAAGAACGCCATCCGCCTGGACAGGCTGGCCCAGGCCTACCTGTTCACGGGTCCCCGCGGCGTGGGGAAGACGACGGCCGCCCGCATTCTGGCCAAGGCCGTCAACTGCACCACGGCCCAGGAAGAACGAACGGACAGCGCCGAACCGTGCCGGGAGTGTGAGTCGTGCAGGAGCTTTGAAGAGGGCCGCAATCTCAACATCATCGAAATCGACGCGGCCTCCAACAACAAGGTCGACGACATTCGGGACCTGCGCGAGACCGTGCGCATCCCGCCGCAAGGCAATCGCAAGAAGGTCTACATCGTGGACGAGGTCCACATGCTGACCACGCAGGCGTTCAACGCGCTGCTGAAGACGCTGGAAGAGCCTCCGGCCCACGCCCTGTTCATCTTCGCGACCACCGAACCGCACAAGGTGTTGCCCACCATCCAGAGTCGGTGCCAGCGGTTCGATTTTCGGCGTATTCCGGTCCAGGAGATCGTATCCCGGCTGGCGGAGATCTGCACGTCGGAGGGCATCTCGGCCGACGATGGCTCGCTGATGTTGATTGCCCGAAAGGGAGACGGGGCTCTGCGCGATGCGCTCTCCGTTTTTGACCAGGCCGTATCGCTTTGCGGCGATGACCTCCAGCAGGATCGGCTTGTCGAGGCGCTGGGCGTCGTCAGTGAGGAGCTCTTCTTTGAGGTCACCACCCACATCGCCCACCGCGACACGGCGGGCATGCTTGCGCTTGTGGACCGGGTGGTGTCCAGCGGGTACGACCTCCAGGAATTCCTGGATGGACTTGCCGAGCACCTGCGCAATCTGCTGGTCGCCCGGACCATGCCCGACACGGACCTCATTGAGGCCGCCGAGGCCACCCGGCAGCGCTACGCACGGGACGCCCAGTCCCTGACGGAAACCCAGATTCTGCGGCTCCTGTCCACCATAGACCGCACGCTCGACGGACTCCGTGTGGCCCGCCAGCCGCGGCTCCGGCTGGAGCTCGCTCTGGTCCGCATGGCTTCCATGCCCGCCACCACGGACCTGCGGGAAGCGCTGGAGTTGGTGAAGAAGATGGCCCGCGATGCGGGACTGCCCGCGCCGAGCGACGCGCCGCTGGCGGAGGCACCGGTGGCGCGGCCCGTTGAATCGACCACGCCGGCGGCAGCCAAACCCGAGCCTGCGGCGACCTCGGGATCGGTGGCGAAGCCCCGCGCGCCCAAGCCGGTCGCCGTCGAAGCCGCCGCAGCGGAGACGCCCGCCGAGACCGCCCAGCAGGAGCCTGAGCCCGAACCGGCGGCGACGTCCGCCGCGCCGCAGGATCAGCCGACCGCCAGACCCGCGCAGCCGAAGCCCGCCGCAGCGGAGCCGGAGCAGGCCGCCGAAACGCCGCCCCCACCCGAGCCCTTCGAGCCCGCACTGCGCTCGGAGCCGGCACCCAGCCCATCGCCCGCGCCACAGCGCCCATCGCCCGCACAGCCTGCCCTTTTCAACCAGGGAGGCGGCGGATCCATGGACATTTTCGGAGCCCCGGCGCTGAGCAGGCCTGCACTGGACCGCCCGGACGAAAAGGCCCAGGCGGATGTGGCCGTCATGGAGGCGCCGGCTGCCGTGGGCGAGTCCGTGGAAGAATGGGAGGCCGTCGTCGAAAAAGTGCGAACCGCAAAGATCCACCTGGGAGCGTTGCTGCAGCATGCGCAGGCCGAGATCCGGGACGCCACGACTGTCACCCTGGTGGTGCCGGACGAATTCCACGCCCGCGTTCTGCGCGAGGCGCATGATGAGATCATCCAGGGACTGGCCGAAATCGGACGCCCGGAAGTCCAGCGCATCGACTTTGAAATCAATGGCACCGTGCGCCACGAGGAGGATGTCACGGTCAGCGATGTCGACCCGCAGGAGGCCCTCCGCAAGATCTGTGAAGAATACCCGGCCATGAAGCTGCTGATGGAGCGCTTCGGCGGGGAAATCGTATGGTGA
- a CDS encoding Gmad2 immunoglobulin-like domain-containing protein → MPCPPLDAAHVIVTEPRAGQQVRSPMEVRGCSRTFESNVQLRLMARDGSQLAAGFAMGGGVDGAGPFRFDVEFVVRESQLGHLEVYEEDVSDGEGFPPSRTVLPLRLMAD, encoded by the coding sequence GTGCCGTGCCCCCCACTGGACGCCGCCCACGTGATTGTCACCGAGCCGCGCGCCGGCCAGCAGGTGCGCTCACCGATGGAGGTGCGCGGGTGCTCACGCACCTTCGAGTCGAACGTGCAGTTGCGACTGATGGCGCGGGACGGCTCCCAGCTTGCGGCTGGTTTCGCCATGGGTGGCGGCGTGGACGGGGCCGGACCGTTCCGTTTCGACGTGGAGTTTGTTGTGCGGGAAAGCCAACTCGGACATCTCGAGGTCTACGAGGAGGATGTTTCTGACGGTGAGGGATTTCCACCCTCCCGCACGGTATTGCCGCTTCGTCTCATGGCCGACTGA